From the Palaemon carinicauda isolate YSFRI2023 chromosome 4, ASM3689809v2, whole genome shotgun sequence genome, the window ACAATTTATACAATTACAACGGATACAAAATTGCCTACAAGATCTAAATTAACACAAAAACCttgaagtaaattaaaaaaaaaatgatataaaaaactaATTCAAAATACAGTgcgtaattttgaatatatttttaaatgcaATCATCCGGTTGGTGGTGTGTGGCAAATATAATTATGATCAACGTCACGCCCATAtagtgcacatatatacacacacaactaagCAGGAGCGTAAAAAAAGATGAACtgaatgtgcaattaactattccTGTGTCTTCTGATCTTTGACTTCGTGTAATGGCTACTCTGGCAAGGCATAAACAAGATGTTATTACACTTACAAGTTCTACTCTTCTAGTCCTCTAATGTAGAGGCATTAATCAAAGTATTATTAGGTTCTCTACTACTACGGCACGTATTACAACATATGAATTTAATAACTGTATCTGAACATTACTGTTTTGTAGAACATTTTATTGTGCTTGATCCCACTTCAAATAGTGCATGCTAAAATCATAGTAGTACACACATCTAGACAAAATAGTGTTAGAGTGTCATTTGCAAATTAGACGTGGTTCTTTAACTTTCATCATAACAGGCAAAAAAGACAAACGTATTTGTACAAAATACGAAAACATGAAAATTTCGGTCTCATGAATAGAAAACAACTACAATAACATAATTCCGTTTGTCAATTACCTGACTAACGACAATTACCAATATTAGtcaatcagtaatatatatatatatatatatatatatatatatatatatatatatatatatatatatatatatatatatatatatatatatatatatatatatatatatatatatgaaacctgcaACACAAATAATCTTAATGTAATAGGTAGATTATGGTTATACAGATGAATACACAAAAACCTTGTATCAAATTATTTTGAGAATAATTTCTCACAATAAGGAGCATGGGGGCTGTATACAATTGAATTGAATAGAGGTGATGAAGTATCGATTGACTTTCTTTAGAGAAATATATTCGAgtgaataaataatgtttttttacaCTTAATACACCTTTTATTAACAAAATCAATGAAATAGAAAACATCCTGTTTAGATAAACAGACTATCGACAATTACATACACTAAaagtgtcgagagagagagagagagagagagagagagagagagagagagagagagagagagagagagagagagagagataataataataataataataataataataataataataataataataataataataataatattaatactttcgaagagagcggaatttttttttatagaaaaaaagtagttttttccctaggttacattaccctgtaatacagtacaataataataataataaaaatactactactactactactactactactaataataataataataattgtggaaaTTTTTTCCATGCTTTCATTTAGTCACCCACGCtattccattttttattctttgtttgttattttctgggttttacgcatctcttttttattttgtttcctttgtaaccttcaatattatacccttaaatattcattgctgctaacaagtccatcattcccctgtaatgctttacccttcatcacctcattcctctgtagatgattttttctcatttcgtgagctcacagtacattgctctgacgacgCAACCGGCCGTCGACAATTTTTTAAAAACAGCACTTgattgcgttctgttccaaatgctcttgaagctttggatgtttaaccacaattggtttgtatttaagtaactctttaatttacgtaactcattgatcttagctcattgctatttacatctcagtacctatttataagtctgtttagctaggattgttttctgtgttattgaacatcactaaacgccatttaatttttttgtatgtatatcaaTTTTTATTAACCAGACAGtatgatttctttataattattttcccctagagtttcaagaatgatccttgtatttataaaaagcacccttcagcgaaccacgtactcatggaaatttgaagaagaagaactcgaGCTGTTTGAACCAGCTTAGCGCCGGGaggcagaagcgtgtgagcggcccacttaaaaaccaggaagcgtggaaggcggatgtaggcatagcctcttcatctgagacgtcgttgtaacataggcgtcggttcgactacctgttggtcaaccatttactaaccaatagtatgccttactttgtgccattattcagaagataggcctaagaagacaaaacacgtcagtgcagaagtgaagatgcacgtgttgttaacagtttacaagatgcttccacttcaacgtccataatcaaccctcaagagcgtgagtacaaattaacggtgctcaaccttggctaaGGAACTGTCCCCCgcctttttttttctagccttatttgacgatgtgcacatttactaggaagtcatgttcaaactgtctggtttaatcattcgtggtgtGTCCATTATTATAAGttatgttcccgttcccctctatcaagtttgaaatttttgcccgaaaggaatgtgttcaaagtagtgagtagaacttatggtattatttcagtcaccatttttactttcattggttgattagttatttgattattgatttacgatttaattgatttgaccattttcttggcattttttgccatgcggtctttattcaaatttcaattaggtagttttgctgttttatcCTGTgtcaggtgaaaattcctgttgtactttatggaaataaacgccatttttaagttaaaattattaactgtttttaacttgacctttacattttgaaatgactaaatgagttatcacatgaggtgagatatgacttaagggtaagtttatatttacgtcaatctaaagctattggtgtcaatcttttattgtaatgttctacggtattacctcccggtggtccttaggacgttttgacttttacagtactgctccccctaactctttgtgaaactgtcgttaacgtaactgattcagtccaaccacacttgattgggatttgctattctgcgccctggattagcgtctgaacatcaaggtgatatcggtgccgacagtcttggtatagaataatctttggacttaaacgtgtgtagggaaagcaaaccgtcttcgttgcggttctctagtttgtcaagtgtgagagtgttggcgctctatccttcaggctcgggtccggaaatcaggaattatttcccacaataataataatactaatatgaaaCCTACTTGTTAGGTAtccatgtattataccactattaTAATTTTCTCCTaggtaaagtaaaagaaaacgtGAATATTTTCTTTAGAACAGACATTAGTAGCGTTTATTGTGGAGCCAGCAAAAATGGGTAAAATCATATCTACGGATGGGGAAACaattcaaacagaaaatatgttttctgcAGTAAATACGTGATTTACCcgaatttcaccttcatttcaactgcaaacagatGGAACAACCACTTCGACTACTTTGTTCCCCACTACACACTCACTAAAACTGATAGCTTATATTTGAAATGAAGTCAAATTCGGTGAACTAACAACATTTActgcaggaaaacatatattttctctttgaaatGTTTTACCCTAAATCTAATTGTTTTTGCTTCGCCATGCggtcgcttcgctcgcgaaaaaataagAACATCATGTTCTGTGAGAAATTCCTCTGCAACGATTTAACATAACATTTTTGAGCATGCATCTGTATAACCATAATCTTCCTCTTACAGTAAGGGGTTTAGTATTGCGTGTTCATACAGGTTGTTGATTGATTTATTACTGAGAATTGTCGTTTGTCGGGTAATCAGCAAACAAAGATTATGTTATCGTGTTTGTGTCTTTATTCCTGAAACCAATATTTGCATGTCTTTGTATTTTCTAGAAATATGTTATGTATTGCATGTTAAGATAAGAGTTAAATAACCACATATCATGAGAGAATGACACTCTTACattattgtttgtttcatgcatgACTATGGTTTTAGTATGTAGCATTTTACGTATGGTCAATCACCGTAGAATAGGCTTGCAAAATGTTAATAGATGTTCAGTTTTAATAATAAGATTCATATATGTACTTCCAGCGAATGCGTTGAACAATGTGTGGTAGTAGTTGAAGGTGTTACATAACTTGTTTACATCTCTACAGAGAATCCATTAGTTGAGGTCAAAGGTTAGAAGACAACAAGATTAGTATTCGCCCCATGATTCACCTAGTTCATGCTCCTCCATAGATGTATGGGCGTAACACTACCAATGATCATATCTGTCACAAACCACCAACCAGCTAATTACATTtaagaaatatgtttaaaattaCATACTGTGtgttttgagtttattttttatattaatctttgaatttgcttaaagttttttttttttttgtgttgatgtAAATGTTGTAGGCAGTCTTACATACTTTGTAATTGTAAAACTTGTCTCCATTCCTCCTATAAAACCTAAATGTAAGACGAAGGACACAACTTTTGCTCAGGAGCCCCGGCTCACACTTGAACCGATGTGTTATCAGGTTGTCGCggtggtggttgtgtgtgtgtgtataaggtcaCAAGTAGTGATTTACCCTTATTCATTGGACTTGTCGTAATTTTGTTAAAGTGCCATTAACTTATAATCCCCATGATTTTGAAACTTATGAAATGAGTTCACGTCATCAGGGACTGCTTAGTAGATGAAATGACTTAGAGTGTAGTCCTATTGTTTGATATGACTCTAGTAATATTGAACATCTATTATACTAATTAATAGTTTATTGGGGAAGCCGCAAAGGTAGCGGTGGTGTTTGTTACGAAAAGACATTTGTAGCGGCTTTTTAGTCACTAACAAATTAAGTATACAGTGCACTTTACCCATAATTTTTTTCACCACAGCTTTTTTCCCTTTTTGGTCCTTCGAGCCAGATAATGTAAGGATCAACATAAGAATACTAGTTATCGATGTTTTAAGTACTCAGAATACTGAACACAttatttcagacatttttttttaacttggaatAAGATCAATCTAAATCAGTATTGTTTAATtgttgaattgttaaattttttgACCTTATACGAAGAATTTTACGCAGGCACATTATTTTTTGAGTAACCACACACCAACACGACATCCCAAAGTAATAGTACGTCAATCAGGTGAGTGTCATTCTCATTTCTTTGAAGTAGATGTGGTTCATGGTTCACAAGCAATGTATTGAGATGTAACGATACAATATATAGAGGTTTGTGTCTAAAAAGGTTTATTATTTGTgcgtacaaaaaaaaaagattttttcttcctttatttgaATACCACTCTGTGCCGCCTCCCCAAAATACCTCAatccgttattattttttttttttacaggtattgacagcagccgcCTACACTCAATAGGGAGGGGAATTTAGACTATtcagagtactgtatatatataggaaagatgaagttgccAAAAGGATAATTACTCAAGACTGGaattgtaaatatttctgccctGCTACATAGTAACTTGATTCGAAATTTGGAGCCAATGAAACTAGATTAGTCTTATCACTGACCTAGGTGGTAATATATTGACACAGAGTGTTTATGGACAGCTTTCATGCCAAATCTGTGAACTTACCTTGGAACCCTTGTTGCAGAGTCACTTTCCAAACTTGTAATTGACAATGTTTTCTGAAATTGACCAATGACCCAGGTAGAATTTTAGAGAAATATTTTAAAGGGTGTCTTAAACACTAATGGTTCACAGGAgttattgaaatggcatatctggtcgtaggcccaggaagtgaattcagatgttaggaggagagtgactgtgatcgagtttagtctgaattgttccagaattactaaaaccccttccaagaatgagagatgtaaacactattgttgttggtcagaaaagtttcgatgacaacgaaacattatcacagtgcaggtttacaaATGGAAattttctagacattgctatcataagcccacagagacctgcacagcatcgtatgcggccatactgttcagaatttaagaatttttaaataaccttgcagcctaatggtagacgatattgataaggacagtattgatttagggaaaattattgcagtacagtattttcacagtgTTATATTTTCTGTTAGTTGGTTGATTAGAGTTGTTGTGGAGATAATTGGATCATCCAGGCAATACACACGGTTGCGTGTATCATATACTAAAACATGTAGATGTTAGTAGTATAGCGTTAGGAAATTATCTGGAATGATTTAgatgtttttttgtttcatttacaaataaatatttttccttgtttttataaagacagaatttcattccagAACCTTTCCCCAtggtgtccctttctcagccactgtttttttagtattgttttttcattgtctttttttctttcacctaatgttctaatTTTACTTATATCCAGCAAGATTAAGGCGGAGGGAAGATAAAAAGGAgctaaggttctagctgggtccgcttacccagtataaatcaaggggtggtgcccagagcttcattctcttgacctgttacctagttttttgggtattccaccgctttatatttttaatgtagtgaacgttggggtgtggtcggcattcggacactaggcagtttgggtgctacctctggccgcagtccgcaaaccactacaacgagaCGACGAGTAGTTCTTTAATGACTTTTGTAGAACATAGTTGTTGTCAGTAGTGTTTTTCTTTTGTGCATTTATATTTTAAGCAGCATTCACTACTTCAATGTATTGAAGAGTGAGTTTTTGACAGAAGTGTTTTACTTGTGTATTTGTGTTTAAGCAGTGTTGTCTACTTTAATGTTTTGATGAgtaagttgttactgttttaagtaGTGTTATCTACTTCGACAAGTAAGTTGTTGATAGAAGTGTTTTACTTCTGTTTTAACCAGTGTTGTCTACTTTGATGTTTTGAAGATTTATCTTgtcattattgacattattattgctTTTTCAAGTGATTTTGACTTCAGTATTTTGTCACCAAGTCTACTGAAGATCAAAGTAATGAGTCAATTCTGTTTGAGGTTGCTCTACATCATATCAAAAATTTACTAGAGGAAATACCAGGTATGGGCGATCGCCTCTCCATCATATTGAATCGCAACAGAAAGCCCGGCCGTACCATTCCGCCACCTAATCTTCCTCAAATTACAATACCCACTTATGATGGTAAAATAGAATAATGGACTCCGTTTTGGAGCATGTTCAAAGCATCTGTTCATGAGAGGGATGATGTGAACGATATTATCAAGTTTACTATGTTGATTAGTTATCTTAGAGGTAATGCATGTGAAGCCATTGAAGGTATATCTTTAACAGCGGATAATTACGACGTGGCAATCAAGACACTAGAAGATCGCTTTTCCATTGACGGTTTAGTAGAACAAAACTTAAGACGGTAATTATCTAATTACCCACATCCTAAGCATGATGCAGAACAATCAAAGGATTTCCTTACGAAATGGAATGATATCACCGGACAGTTAGAAACTTTAACGGGTCAACCTACTGCCGATCCTCTTGAAGGGGAAATTATCCTCAAATGCTTGTTCGATGAAACCTTGATATTGTTACAAGAAAGGTATAATACTCCTATACTTAGTTTATGTCAATTGAAGGAGGGCATTGTGAGATTAAGTCAAGTTTCACGTCCTAATAGAACGGATGACAATACATCATCACAATCAAACATCGTTAAGGGAACCCCCCACCACAAAAAAGGGTTCAAAAAACGAACGTCGGGCTCATTTGCCTAATGGTGCTTTCAGAACTAATATTCAAGCCACTCCTAGGAAACACAGTTTGTTTTGTTGCTTTTGTCAAGGTGACCACAGTGGCAAAGTCTGTACAAAATATGCTACTTTAGAGTCTAGAAGAGCACATATTTACGAATTACAATTGTGCTTTGGTTGTTTAAGAAAGGGTCATTGTTCATTCGAATGTACCAGTAAGACCAATTGTTTCAACTGTAACGGTAAACATCATGCATTCTTATGTGTCAGGTTAATGCGTAATCCTTATAGTGTTAACATAAATTTGTCTTGATAGCAATCTAGCACTGGATCAGATCTTAGTAGAGTGGATAATAACCCTGTAGTAACGGTTCAATCGCAACCTAGTTCAAATACTACTCAGCAAGCAGCTACCGCTAGTAATCAGAGTAATTCTCAGAATAATGTTAACAGTAATCGAATAGCTGTTAAAAGTGTTGTATCTCTCTGACCAACAGCATTGCCAACGGCCACCCTTCATTTGACTAATCAAGGGAATCAGATTTCAGTTCGAGCTCTCTTAGACAGCGGATCCCAAAGAACATTTATTAATACAGAAGTTTTTGAGAAATTGAACTTAGTACCAATAAAAAGAGTGGGATTAACATTAATTACATTCGGAGATAGAgttgaaactaatttttatgatGTAGTACGGGTAAAGGTTAAAGCTGGTACTAAACGTATTAAGTTGAATGCTGTTGTTTGTGATCATGTCAACACTTCCATACACACTCCTGGATTACGTAACGTATATCTGCGATTACAACAACAAGGCGTTAAGCTAGCAGATAGATATATTGAATCAGATACCCTAAGTGACATAGGTTTGATTATATGCATTTGTCTATTATCATGATAAATATGAGGATGTAGGTTTAATTAGTAGCACTGCTGGTGCTGTTATCTTTGGTCCTATACCAAAATGGGCATGTAATGTAGTCAGTGATGAAACAAATATGAGATCTTTAATAGGTACACAGACCATAGTTTGTTCAAGAATCTCTGCTCCTGTAAATCCCCTTAATGATGATGCTATTTGTAGATTATGGTCATTAGATACGACTGGCATCGGTGACAATGCACAATCTTATAATGATCAAGCAACAATCAAACATTTCAGTGAAACTATTGTGAAGGTTGGTAACAAATATACTGTTGATTTACCATTTAGGAATAATGGTAGACCCCCTACTGGTTATAGGAAGGCATTGGGTCAATTGTATTCAATTAGGAAAACCCTTCAGTCTAAACCAGAAATGTTTGATCAATACCAGTCTGTTTTAGATGAGTATGTCAAGCTAGGATTTATTGAGGAAATAGAAGTAGAGGATAACTCTTTTCATCCGATTGATGGCATTAACCATTATT encodes:
- the LOC137639772 gene encoding uncharacterized protein is translated as MFKASVHERDDVNDIIKFTMLISYLRGNACEAIEGISLTADNYDVAIKTLEDRFSIDGLVEQNLRRVETNFYDVVRVKVKAGTKRIKLNAVVCDHVNTSIHTPGLRNVYLRLQQQGVKLADRYIESDTLSDIGLISSTAGAVIFGPIPKWACNVVSDETNMRSLIGTQTIVCSRISAPVNPLNDDAICRLWSLDTTGIGDNAQSYNDQATIKHFSETIVKVGNKYTVDLPFRNNGRPPTGYRKALGQLYSIRKTLQSKPEMFDQYQSVLDEYVKLGFIEEIEVEDNSFHPIDGINHYLPQHPVFKESATTPISIVFNASSRESQQAKSLNEFLNVGRINML